The following are from one region of the Ictalurus furcatus strain D&B chromosome 11, Billie_1.0, whole genome shotgun sequence genome:
- the tspo gene encoding translocator protein, with translation MWTAMLGLTALPHVGGIYGGLITRKEVKTWYASLNKPSWRPPNSAFGVVWTALYTGMGYGSYLVYKELGGFTEDAVVPLGLYGLQLALNWAWTPIFFGAHKIKLAFIELVLLTGTVAATMVSWYPVNRTATLLLTPYLAWLCLATSLNYCIWRDNPETKKD, from the exons ATGTGGACAGCCATGCTGGGTCTGACTGCCTTACCACATGTTGGTGGGATCTATGGAGGCTTAATCACAAGAAAAGAGGTGAAGACGTGGTACGCCTCACTTAACAAACCATCATGGAGGCCACCCAATTCGGCTTTTGGAGTGGTATGGACCGCTTTATACACCGGCATGGG GTATGGTTCATACCTGGTATATAAAGAGCTCGGAGGCTTCACAGAAGATGCTGTGGTCCCACTGGGACTCTATGGTCTGCAGCTGGCACTGAACTGGGCCTGGACCCCTATCTTTTTTGGAGCACACAAGATCAAACTG GCATTCATTGAGCTTGTCTTGCTGACAGGCACAGTGGCCGCCACCATGGTGTCCTGGTACCCGGTGAACCGCACTGCCACGCTCCTCCTGACTCCATACCTGGCCTGGCTCTGCTTGGCTAcctccctcaattactgcatcTGGAGGGACAACCCTGAGACCAAAAAAGACTAG